ATCATACTTTCCCTCTTTTCTCATTACTATTTCACGAATCTGCCCATAAAATTTTAGCCATTCTATCCAAGCCAAGCCATGTAGGAATGAATCCGCCAAATCATCGTCTTTTTTCATGCCAGAAGTGGGCCCCAAAGGTGCACAATCGtataatttgaatttcgGATTGCCAGGAATAAAGGACTCTAAGCGCTTGGACCAATCAGGCGACaaagatatatatttataatCACCTATACCCAACGCACCTTctaatattttcttcacaGTCACTATTTTCGTTGTTTTACTTATCCTGTTAGACAGACCGTTCGTTTTGGTTTCCTCTTCCTCAGCTTTCGAATATGATCTCTTGATACTATCTTTCAGCGGCATAACTGAGTTCCAATACGATGTCATTCGCTGAGGATCTGATGATGCTACCATGTAGTTCAGTGCCCCCTTCTGGGAGTACCTCGATTTGTTCAATAAATTCGAGAAAAGAATCTGTTCCAAAATGtttactttcaaaatagGCTCTAGAATCGACCTTGATGACATGGACCTTGACCTTTGTCTTTCAATAGTGAACATGTCGGGTAGTTTCTTCCGTGCTGTTAAATATTCGCATAAGTTGTAGACAACTTCAGATGTGTCAGTCGGATGCAAAGACATTCTTTCCTTAAATTTTGActtcaaaaactcttcCTCTAGTTGAAATTTATTCCATTCAAGCAGTTTGGGTAGTTCCTCTCCTAGTGTCATCTCGAATTTCGCGTAAGCAAAATTCGATATGCCCAAATCGATTGATGTAACAGatatttttccttgatCAAGCTGTCGCTGTCTGAGT
The genomic region above belongs to Zygotorulaspora mrakii chromosome 8, complete sequence and contains:
- the CCE1 gene encoding cruciform cutting endonuclease (similar to Saccharomyces cerevisiae MRS1 (YIR021W) and CCE1 (YKL011C); ancestral locus Anc_2.647), with amino-acid sequence MAKQSMLAKSALPALDMYCRKANTRSLRKLAYSLGAGLGTNKTSLRSNIMNQAISLNELRQRQLDQGKISVTSIDLGISNFAYAKFEMTLGEELPKLLEWNKFQLEEEFLKSKFKERMSLHPTDTSEVVYNLCEYLTARKKLPDMFTIERQRSRSMSSRSILEPILKVNILEQILFSNLLNKSRYSQKGALNYMVASSDPQRMTSYWNSVMPLKDSIKRSYSKAEEEETKTNGLSNRISKTTKIVTVKKILEGALGIGDYKYISLSPDWSKRLESFIPGNPKFKLYDCAPLGPTSGMKKDDDLADSFLHGLAWIEWLKFYGQIREIVMRKEGKYDQTVLAAFNDTIKSNKLDVNNLNDAQTTIHHKRISS